A window of the Chloroflexus sp. Y-396-1 genome harbors these coding sequences:
- a CDS encoding C45 family peptidase: MFPLITISGEPYERGLQYGAAAASLIRHSIASYARLFAHRRGMDWEAVQCEALTYEPLLREIAPNVLAEMQGIAVGAGRTLAEIIALNVRTELLAGIGVGVHHPDAALALSRNRAAGVPEHTESAATSDLPVGDDGECTTAAAAPPATVHDEVWLAQTWDWQGDQRAACIVLRIDDPRFPSILTLTEAGMVAKIGLNQAGIAVGLNLLRSTTDGQRQGMPVHVLLRLMLQATDVMTARRLAKQIPAGGSSCITLASADGQLLAFELTPTGVAELLPHEGLLAHANHCLDATTAAGECALEPTSTSRERYGRAWTLLQESAGRIGLDVLQAILRDHEGAPRCICRHPDPRIAAVDRNESVCGVIIDLSHRTMHVAAHIPCQVPFVPVTL, from the coding sequence ATGTTTCCGCTGATTACTATTTCTGGTGAGCCATACGAACGAGGTCTGCAATACGGCGCAGCCGCCGCCTCACTGATCAGGCATAGTATTGCCAGTTATGCCCGTCTGTTTGCGCATCGGCGAGGGATGGATTGGGAAGCCGTCCAATGTGAGGCCTTAACTTACGAGCCATTGTTACGTGAAATTGCTCCTAACGTGTTGGCCGAAATGCAAGGTATTGCTGTTGGAGCAGGAAGAACGCTGGCTGAAATTATCGCGTTAAATGTTCGCACCGAATTACTGGCCGGGATTGGCGTCGGTGTTCATCACCCTGATGCAGCACTGGCTCTCTCGCGCAATCGTGCGGCAGGGGTACCAGAACATACGGAATCGGCTGCAACGAGCGATCTGCCGGTTGGTGATGATGGCGAATGTACAACTGCGGCTGCGGCGCCACCGGCTACTGTACACGATGAGGTATGGTTGGCGCAAACCTGGGACTGGCAGGGTGACCAGCGAGCAGCCTGTATTGTATTGCGCATTGACGACCCACGCTTCCCCTCAATCTTAACTCTAACCGAGGCAGGAATGGTAGCGAAGATTGGGCTGAATCAGGCTGGAATTGCAGTTGGCTTAAATCTCCTTCGTTCGACCACAGATGGTCAGCGCCAGGGAATGCCGGTACACGTCTTGCTACGCCTGATGTTGCAGGCAACTGATGTAATGACGGCACGCCGTCTGGCTAAACAGATTCCGGCAGGTGGATCATCGTGTATTACCTTGGCCAGTGCAGATGGTCAATTGCTGGCCTTTGAACTAACACCAACCGGTGTGGCTGAATTGTTGCCCCACGAAGGATTATTGGCGCATGCTAATCATTGTCTCGATGCCACTACTGCTGCCGGTGAGTGTGCTCTCGAACCGACTTCGACGAGTCGTGAACGGTATGGAAGGGCTTGGACATTGCTACAGGAGTCTGCTGGTCGGATCGGACTGGATGTATTACAGGCAATCCTCCGCGATCACGAAGGCGCACCACGCTGTATCTGTCGTCATCCCGACCCGCGAATAGCCGCGGTTGACCGGAATGAGAGCGTTTGTGGGGTTATTATTGATCTCAGCCACCGAACGATGCACGTTGCCGCACATATCCCCTGTCAGGTACCGTTTGTACCGGTGACCCTGTAA
- the map gene encoding type I methionyl aminopeptidase: MAIILKSPAQIELLRAAGQLVRQTFNVLREYIRPGVTTAELDAIAEEFIRSHGAEPVYKGYVPAGRRGYIPPFPGTICASINDVICHGIPSKRDRLRQGDIVGIDIGLRLNGWIGDACETFAVGEVDAETQRLLDVTRRCLELGIEQARVGNPLRAIGAAIQRYAEANGFSVVREYTGHGLGRNLHEEPTILHYDDPQQTRKIVAGMVFTIEPMINAGKAATKVDRDGWTVRTADGKRSAQFEHTLAITEDGPIILTA, translated from the coding sequence ATGGCTATCATTCTGAAATCACCGGCCCAGATAGAACTCTTACGTGCTGCGGGCCAACTGGTACGACAGACGTTTAACGTGCTGCGTGAATATATCCGACCGGGTGTTACCACGGCTGAACTCGATGCAATTGCTGAAGAGTTTATCCGTTCGCACGGCGCCGAACCGGTCTATAAAGGGTACGTGCCCGCCGGTCGCCGCGGGTATATTCCGCCTTTTCCGGGTACCATCTGCGCCTCCATTAATGATGTGATCTGCCACGGCATTCCGAGTAAACGCGACCGGCTCCGCCAGGGCGATATTGTCGGTATCGACATTGGGTTGCGCCTCAACGGTTGGATCGGCGATGCGTGCGAGACCTTCGCTGTGGGTGAAGTTGATGCTGAAACCCAGCGTTTGCTCGATGTTACCCGGCGCTGCCTTGAACTGGGAATTGAACAGGCGCGAGTGGGGAATCCTCTCCGGGCCATCGGCGCGGCGATCCAACGTTATGCCGAAGCCAATGGTTTCTCGGTGGTACGGGAGTACACCGGCCACGGCCTGGGTCGGAATCTACACGAAGAACCAACGATCCTCCATTACGACGATCCCCAGCAAACGCGCAAGATCGTGGCCGGTATGGTCTTTACGATTGAACCGATGATCAATGCTGGGAAAGCAGCCACTAAAGTTGACCGCGATGGCTGGACGGTGCGTACTGCGGACGGTAAGCGGTCGGCGCAATTCGAGCATACGCTGGCGATAACAGAAGACGGACCGATTATTTTGACCGCTTGA
- a CDS encoding methylenetetrahydrofolate reductase — MHSTLQRRLAAGQIVVTGEIAPPKGAARSHLETLAQNIRNYVDAVNLTDNQRGIARMSSLGGSVILQQLGIEPIMQMTCQHRNRIALQADALSASALGVRNLLAMTGDHPRIGDHPEAKNVLDLNSFQLIRVLRTLRDQATFQSGTPLKEAPSFFIGSVANPNVERAARLEKKIEAGAEFVQTQLIFDVARFRQWMADVRAAGLHQQAYILAGVMILRRPNSAIYLRDHLPGTLMPESVIERMQRAADSEAEGIALAAELVNELLSIEGVAGVHIMSVDWTRAIPRVVEQAGLLPRPPVPSSEENVL, encoded by the coding sequence ATGCACTCAACCCTCCAACGCCGGCTGGCCGCCGGCCAGATTGTAGTTACCGGCGAGATAGCTCCGCCAAAGGGGGCGGCCAGAAGTCATCTCGAAACCCTGGCTCAAAATATTCGCAATTATGTCGATGCAGTCAATCTGACCGACAATCAACGTGGGATCGCCCGGATGTCGTCACTTGGTGGGAGCGTCATTTTACAGCAACTCGGTATTGAACCGATTATGCAAATGACCTGCCAGCATCGCAACCGGATAGCTTTACAAGCTGACGCCCTGAGTGCCTCTGCTCTCGGTGTGCGTAATCTGCTGGCAATGACCGGCGATCATCCACGCATTGGTGATCATCCAGAGGCCAAAAACGTTCTCGATCTGAACTCATTCCAGTTGATCCGCGTCTTGCGCACGTTGCGAGATCAGGCCACTTTCCAATCAGGTACACCGCTGAAAGAAGCACCAAGTTTCTTTATCGGCAGTGTCGCGAACCCGAACGTCGAACGGGCAGCCCGGTTGGAAAAGAAGATTGAAGCTGGCGCAGAGTTTGTCCAGACACAACTTATCTTTGATGTAGCGCGCTTCCGGCAATGGATGGCCGATGTGCGGGCTGCTGGTTTGCATCAACAGGCGTACATCCTGGCCGGCGTGATGATCTTGCGCCGACCCAATTCAGCAATCTATTTACGCGATCACCTGCCTGGTACGCTTATGCCAGAATCTGTGATCGAACGTATGCAACGTGCGGCTGATAGTGAAGCTGAAGGAATTGCCCTGGCTGCCGAGTTGGTTAATGAACTGCTCAGTATTGAGGGTGTCGCTGGTGTTCACATTATGTCGGTCGATTGGACACGTGCGATTCCTCGTGTCGTGGAACAAGCCGGTCTGCTGCCACGACCACCGGTACCATCATCTGAGGAGAATGTGCTATAA